The following coding sequences are from one Leptospira ellinghausenii window:
- a CDS encoding SDR family NAD(P)-dependent oxidoreductase — protein MKKKKVALVTGGTSGLGRAIVLEFANAGYVVGFCGRRKQEGEDTLALLEIQGGEGIFFKCDVTQSEAVRNFVETIVEKYSQIDVAVNNAGISGVLKTTADYPLDIFDSVMDVNLKGTFLSMQFELKQFIKQGNGGAIINVSSALGLRGKEKAGPYSMSKHGIIGLTKSAALEYGAQGIRVIALCPGGIQTEMDDVFYANVPNPEEVKKERMKSYALGRMATPEEVAKTCVWLSGEGAAFITGAVIPVDGGKTAR, from the coding sequence ATGAAAAAGAAAAAAGTAGCATTAGTTACTGGTGGAACTTCCGGATTAGGTAGAGCGATTGTTTTAGAATTTGCAAACGCTGGTTATGTGGTTGGTTTTTGTGGACGCAGGAAACAAGAAGGGGAAGATACTCTTGCTTTACTTGAAATACAAGGCGGGGAAGGTATATTTTTCAAATGTGATGTCACACAATCGGAAGCAGTTCGTAATTTTGTAGAAACCATCGTAGAAAAATATAGCCAAATAGATGTAGCAGTCAATAACGCAGGGATTTCCGGAGTCCTTAAAACGACAGCTGATTATCCATTAGATATTTTTGATTCCGTTATGGATGTAAATCTAAAAGGTACGTTTTTATCAATGCAATTTGAATTAAAGCAGTTTATCAAACAAGGAAATGGTGGTGCGATCATCAATGTTTCTTCAGCATTAGGTTTACGTGGAAAAGAAAAAGCCGGCCCTTACTCAATGTCAAAACATGGAATCATAGGACTGACTAAATCTGCAGCTTTAGAATATGGGGCACAAGGGATTCGAGTCATTGCGCTTTGTCCAGGTGGAATTCAAACTGAAATGGACGATGTATTTTATGCAAATGTACCGAATCCAGAAGAAGTTAAAAAAGAAAGAATGAAATCTTATGCCTTAGGTCGGATGGCAACTCCTGAAGAAGTAGCCAAAACTTGTGTATGGTTGTCTGGTGAAGGAGCTGCCTTCATTACTGGTGCTGTTATCCCAGTGGATGGCGGGAAAACTGCTAGATAA